In Flavobacterium endoglycinae, one DNA window encodes the following:
- a CDS encoding glycoside hydrolase 5 family protein: protein MRKVKLCLTFMLAGLVLLSCNNKKSNPEDKKSETASVEKREIWTKDQANKWYAAQPWLVGANYSPSTAINQLEMWQEDTFDPKRIDQELGWAEGLGMNVMRVYLHDLLHQQDAEGLYKRMDTFLGIADKHHIKILFVLFDSCWDPFPALGKQRAPKPHTHNSGWVQSPGQKVLQDKTQYPRLEKYVKETVAKFKDDNRILGWDVWNEPDNMTGPSYEKVEIKNKVDLVLPLLKDAFGWARESNPSQPLTSGVWVGDWSDEAKMAPMHKMQIEQSDIVSFHNYNTPADFEKVIKQLQRYGKPLLCTEYMARPNGSTFEGFLSIARKYNVGMINWGFVDGKTQTKYAWDSWTKTYTAEPKVWFHEVLHTDGTPYIKAETDFIKKMTAEANKS, encoded by the coding sequence ATGAGAAAGGTAAAATTGTGTCTGACATTTATGTTAGCAGGGCTGGTATTGCTTAGCTGCAACAACAAAAAAAGTAATCCCGAAGACAAGAAAAGTGAAACCGCTTCAGTAGAAAAAAGAGAAATTTGGACAAAAGATCAGGCCAATAAATGGTATGCAGCACAACCTTGGTTAGTAGGCGCGAATTATTCTCCTAGCACAGCTATAAATCAATTAGAGATGTGGCAGGAAGATACTTTTGATCCAAAAAGAATCGATCAGGAATTGGGCTGGGCAGAAGGTCTTGGGATGAATGTAATGCGTGTGTATTTGCACGATTTATTGCACCAGCAAGATGCAGAGGGACTTTACAAGCGCATGGATACTTTTTTAGGAATTGCTGATAAACACCACATTAAAATACTTTTTGTTTTATTTGATTCTTGCTGGGATCCGTTTCCTGCTTTAGGAAAACAACGCGCTCCCAAACCGCATACACACAATTCAGGATGGGTTCAAAGTCCGGGGCAAAAAGTGCTTCAGGATAAAACACAATATCCTCGTTTAGAAAAATACGTAAAAGAAACTGTAGCAAAATTCAAAGACGATAACCGTATTTTAGGATGGGATGTTTGGAACGAACCAGACAACATGACGGGGCCATCTTACGAAAAAGTAGAAATTAAAAACAAAGTCGATTTGGTTCTGCCTCTTTTAAAAGATGCTTTTGGATGGGCGAGAGAAAGCAATCCATCGCAGCCATTAACTTCTGGAGTTTGGGTTGGCGATTGGAGTGACGAAGCTAAAATGGCACCAATGCACAAAATGCAGATCGAACAATCAGATATTGTTTCCTTCCACAATTACAACACACCAGCAGATTTCGAAAAAGTAATCAAACAATTACAGCGTTACGGAAAACCATTGTTGTGTACAGAATACATGGCAAGACCAAACGGAAGTACTTTCGAAGGATTTTTATCAATTGCCAGAAAATACAATGTGGGTATGATCAATTGGGGATTTGTGGACGGAAAAACACAAACCAAATACGCTTGGGACAGCTGGACTAAAACCTATACAGCAGAACCAAAAGTATGGTTCCACGAAGTACTTCATACAGACGGAACACCATACATCAAAGCTGAAACTGATTTCATTAAAAAAATGACAGCTGAGGCGAATAAAAGTTAA
- a CDS encoding glycoside hydrolase family 43 protein encodes MKKHLILLLLTTISFAQQKTFTNPILPSGADPYSTYYKGYYYYTNTLGNKLTLWKTKDLSDIKNAESKVIWTPPKGTDYSAEIWAPEFHIINGKWYCYFAADNGDNNNHRMYVLENKSSDPFKGNFEFKGKIAAKTDKWAIDGNVFEHKKQLYMIWAGWEGDTNGQQNIYIAKMKNPLEIEGDRVMISSPTNDWETHGALHDDVNPAQVNVNEGPQFLEKNGKVFIVFSASGCWTDFYSLGLLTFNGGDNLLEASAWKKSPHPIFKQSDKNKVYAPGHNSFFKSPDGKEDWILYHANSNPGEGCGNKRSPRMQKIEWDANGFPVLGEPVSEGIKLAIPSK; translated from the coding sequence ATGAAAAAACACCTAATTCTTTTGCTGCTTACCACAATAAGTTTTGCACAGCAGAAAACCTTCACCAATCCCATTCTTCCATCAGGAGCAGATCCTTATAGTACCTATTATAAAGGATATTACTATTACACGAATACACTGGGGAATAAATTGACTTTATGGAAAACAAAAGACCTTTCGGACATTAAAAATGCAGAAAGTAAAGTTATTTGGACACCGCCAAAAGGAACGGATTATTCAGCTGAAATATGGGCGCCGGAATTTCATATCATAAACGGAAAATGGTATTGCTATTTCGCTGCAGATAACGGCGACAACAACAATCACAGAATGTATGTTTTAGAAAACAAATCATCAGATCCGTTTAAAGGCAATTTTGAATTCAAAGGAAAAATCGCTGCCAAAACCGATAAATGGGCCATTGACGGAAATGTATTCGAACATAAAAAACAATTGTACATGATTTGGGCCGGCTGGGAAGGCGATACTAACGGACAGCAGAATATCTACATCGCCAAAATGAAAAATCCGCTGGAAATTGAAGGAGATCGAGTTATGATTTCTTCACCCACAAACGATTGGGAAACACACGGCGCCTTGCATGATGATGTAAATCCAGCACAGGTAAATGTAAATGAAGGGCCTCAGTTTTTAGAAAAAAACGGAAAAGTTTTCATCGTGTTTTCGGCAAGCGGATGCTGGACAGATTTCTATTCTTTAGGATTGTTGACATTTAACGGCGGAGATAATTTATTAGAGGCTTCGGCATGGAAAAAATCACCTCACCCCATTTTTAAACAATCCGATAAAAATAAAGTGTACGCTCCGGGACACAATTCATTTTTTAAATCTCCAGATGGAAAAGAAGACTGGATTTTATACCACGCCAATTCTAATCCGGGAGAAGGATGCGGTAACAAAAGATCACCAAGAATGCAGAAAATAGAATGGGATGCCAACGGATTTCCAGTTTTGGGAGAACCGGTAAGTGAAGGAATTAAATTGGCAATTCCGTCGAAATAA
- a CDS encoding aldose epimerase family protein, translating to MKNIQIAAVVMLALFQFSCKDNKKEETSTKDNTEIQTDSVKTVLETKNFDTIIDGKKVSLYWIENKGIKAAFTNYGGRLIGLWVADKNGKQTDVVVGMNSAKGFKTSTEPYFGATIGRVGNRIGKGKFTLEGKQYQVPLNNGKNALHGGIKGFQDVVWNAEKTDEKTLAFTYVSPDGEQGFPGNLSVKVTYTLTDDNSVKMEYEATTDKTTIVNLTNHAFFNLNGEGSGTILNHELQIYANEFTPVDEGLIPSGELKPVKNTVFDFTSKHTIGERIETKDEQLTFGKGYDHNYALNVTKKNGLNHAATISGDKSGITLDIYTQEPGLQFYSGNFMQSKNTFKSGAKDDFRTAFALETQHFPDAINQPKFAPIVLKPGEKYHTVSYYQFSVKK from the coding sequence ATGAAAAATATTCAAATCGCTGCGGTTGTAATGCTTGCACTTTTTCAATTTAGTTGTAAAGACAATAAAAAAGAAGAAACTTCTACAAAAGACAATACAGAAATCCAAACTGATTCTGTAAAAACAGTTTTAGAAACTAAAAATTTTGATACTATAATCGATGGTAAAAAAGTGAGTTTGTACTGGATTGAAAACAAAGGCATAAAAGCCGCTTTTACCAATTACGGAGGAAGGTTAATCGGACTTTGGGTTGCGGATAAAAACGGAAAACAAACCGATGTAGTAGTGGGAATGAACAGTGCAAAAGGCTTTAAAACTTCTACAGAACCTTATTTTGGAGCTACAATTGGAAGAGTTGGAAACCGAATTGGAAAAGGGAAATTTACTTTAGAAGGAAAACAATATCAGGTTCCGCTGAATAATGGAAAAAATGCTTTGCATGGCGGCATAAAAGGTTTTCAGGATGTAGTTTGGAATGCTGAAAAAACAGATGAAAAAACATTGGCATTCACGTATGTTTCACCAGACGGCGAACAAGGTTTTCCGGGGAATTTATCGGTAAAAGTAACCTATACACTTACTGATGATAATTCGGTTAAAATGGAATACGAAGCAACTACTGATAAAACTACGATTGTCAATTTAACCAATCACGCCTTTTTTAATTTAAATGGAGAAGGAAGCGGGACAATCTTAAACCACGAATTACAAATTTATGCCAACGAATTTACGCCAGTTGACGAAGGTTTAATTCCGAGCGGTGAATTAAAACCGGTAAAAAATACCGTATTTGATTTTACTTCAAAACATACTATTGGTGAAAGAATTGAAACCAAAGACGAACAGTTAACATTCGGAAAAGGTTACGATCACAATTACGCCCTAAACGTAACCAAGAAAAATGGACTAAATCATGCGGCAACAATTTCAGGAGATAAATCGGGAATCACATTGGATATTTATACTCAGGAACCGGGATTACAGTTTTACAGTGGTAATTTCATGCAGTCTAAAAACACCTTTAAATCAGGAGCAAAAGATGATTTTAGAACAGCATTTGCTTTAGAAACACAGCATTTTCCAGATGCCATAAACCAGCCTAAATTCGCTCCGATTGTTTTAAAACCGGGAGAGAAATACCATACAGTTTCTTATTATCAGTTTTCTGTGAAAAAATAA
- a CDS encoding RagB/SusD family nutrient uptake outer membrane protein, translating to MKKIIIITAAFLGLVFTACENELDLNSPNDITTDQYWKTESDAQSGVNSIYAMFYKDGLWARWMYFRLDLTSDEGYSVSPWTELADWTRFNYINYNFWEGNAVTWRDTYKAIFRCNQVLANVPNITFQNEDDKKKIIAQAKFFRALHYYYAAVIWEDIPLVLDPSTPADLPQQKKVTEIWAQIEKDLNESYEDLPGSWSADQLGRPDKGAAKAFMAKVYMQQHKWTEAKGALEYLITGAGAKYSLVSNYRDNFTDVNENNSESVFEIQFGDQRKGGTGEDQNAAVSSNRCQFFAPRGIGWSDGQARFWLVNAFKEEKNKDGNLDTRLRWTLYYPDLLADFGDKTYDRNWEWNNNEAWFRKGSRDYYRNNEDYYSQVNYRLVRYADILLRYAEVLNELGKTSDAYQYVDMVRARVNMNTLATAHPEIGTDHDKFLERLKMERVLELCGESVRWEDLKRWGDLNSQASVDKIALRDPDFKNFTVGKNHRMPIPQVDVDNNPNLDQNSGY from the coding sequence ATGAAAAAAATAATAATAATAACCGCAGCTTTTTTAGGTCTTGTTTTTACAGCTTGTGAAAATGAATTAGACTTAAACAGCCCAAATGATATCACAACAGATCAGTATTGGAAAACAGAAAGTGATGCACAATCTGGTGTTAATTCAATTTATGCCATGTTTTACAAAGATGGTTTGTGGGCAAGATGGATGTATTTTCGCTTAGACCTAACTTCTGATGAAGGATATAGCGTAAGTCCGTGGACAGAATTAGCAGACTGGACAAGATTCAATTACATCAATTATAATTTCTGGGAAGGAAACGCAGTAACGTGGAGAGATACTTACAAAGCGATTTTTAGATGTAATCAGGTTTTAGCAAATGTGCCGAATATCACTTTTCAAAATGAAGATGATAAAAAGAAAATCATTGCTCAAGCAAAGTTTTTCAGAGCCTTACATTACTATTATGCAGCAGTAATCTGGGAAGATATTCCACTGGTTTTAGATCCGTCTACACCAGCAGATTTACCTCAGCAGAAAAAAGTAACTGAAATCTGGGCTCAAATCGAAAAAGACTTAAATGAATCGTATGAAGATTTACCTGGCAGCTGGTCAGCTGACCAATTGGGAAGACCTGATAAAGGTGCCGCAAAAGCTTTTATGGCAAAAGTATATATGCAGCAGCACAAATGGACAGAAGCAAAAGGCGCTCTGGAATATTTAATTACAGGAGCAGGAGCGAAGTACAGTTTAGTGTCTAATTACAGAGACAATTTTACAGATGTAAATGAAAACAACAGCGAATCAGTTTTTGAAATTCAATTTGGAGATCAAAGAAAAGGAGGAACTGGAGAAGATCAAAATGCAGCAGTTTCCAGTAACCGTTGTCAGTTTTTTGCACCAAGAGGAATTGGATGGTCAGACGGACAAGCTCGTTTTTGGTTAGTAAATGCTTTCAAAGAAGAGAAAAACAAAGATGGTAACCTAGATACTCGTTTAAGATGGACTTTGTACTATCCTGATTTATTAGCTGATTTTGGAGATAAAACATACGATAGAAACTGGGAATGGAATAACAACGAAGCATGGTTTAGAAAAGGAAGCCGTGATTATTACAGAAATAATGAAGATTACTACAGCCAGGTAAACTATAGATTAGTTCGTTACGCTGATATTTTATTGCGTTACGCCGAAGTTTTAAACGAATTAGGAAAAACATCAGATGCTTACCAATATGTTGATATGGTAAGAGCCCGTGTGAATATGAACACATTAGCAACTGCTCACCCAGAAATTGGAACCGACCACGATAAATTCTTAGAACGTTTAAAAATGGAAAGAGTTTTAGAATTATGTGGCGAAAGTGTGCGTTGGGAAGATTTAAAACGTTGGGGAGATTTAAACTCTCAAGCTTCTGTTGATAAAATTGCACTTCGTGATCCTGACTTTAAAAACTTTACAGTAGGGAAAAATCACAGAATGCCAATTCCACAAGTTGACGTAGACAATAATCCAAATCTGGATCAAAATTCTGGATATTAA
- a CDS encoding glycoside hydrolase family 2 protein, whose translation MIKKTTVLAALFLSCMVHAQWKPQGDKIKTKWAEQVDAKKPLPEYPRPIMERSQWKNLNGLWNYAIQEFGKTAPSKYDGQILVPFAAESSLSGVMKEVGSKNELWYETNFSIESGWNGKNILLHFGAVDWKTEVFINDIKVGSHTGGYTPFSFDITPFIKKGSNQKLVVKVWDPSNDGPQPRGKQVKNPEGIWYTPVTGIWQTVWIEPVNAKSIASLHTTPNIDQNTISIKADVSGAEKGDVVEISVFDNGNEIAKEKAVVGESNDIVLNTPKLWSPENPFLYQTKVRLISKNKIVDEVKSYFAMRKISSKRDENGIMRMQLNNKDYFQFGPLDQGWWPDGLYTAPTDEALKYDIIKTKELGFNMIRKHVKVEPERWYTHCDQLGILVWQDMPSGDDQPIWQNKKYFDGTELQRSPKSEEIYKKEWREIMDHLYSYPSIVVWVPFNEAWGQFKTVEITEWTKNHDPSRLTNSSSGGNHFQTGDILDLHNYPGPEMYLYDARRVTVLGEYGGIGLPLEGHLWRANDNWGYVKFKNQAEVTAEYTKYAQILKNYVKTGFSAAVYTQTTDVEGEVNGFMTYDRKVDKMDFKAVNKINTEVINALNK comes from the coding sequence ATGATTAAAAAAACTACAGTTTTAGCGGCACTTTTTTTAAGCTGTATGGTTCATGCACAATGGAAACCGCAGGGAGATAAAATCAAAACAAAATGGGCAGAACAGGTCGATGCGAAAAAACCGTTACCTGAATATCCCCGTCCGATTATGGAGCGAAGCCAATGGAAAAACCTGAATGGATTATGGAATTATGCCATTCAAGAGTTTGGAAAAACAGCGCCTTCAAAATATGATGGGCAGATTTTGGTTCCGTTTGCAGCAGAATCCAGTTTGTCTGGTGTTATGAAAGAAGTAGGTTCTAAAAACGAACTTTGGTACGAAACTAATTTCTCGATTGAATCTGGCTGGAATGGTAAAAATATCCTCTTGCATTTTGGTGCAGTTGACTGGAAAACAGAAGTTTTTATTAACGATATAAAAGTTGGTTCACATACTGGCGGATACACACCATTTTCATTTGATATTACACCTTTTATCAAAAAAGGAAGTAATCAGAAATTGGTTGTAAAAGTTTGGGATCCTTCAAACGATGGGCCTCAGCCAAGAGGAAAACAAGTTAAAAATCCAGAAGGAATCTGGTACACACCAGTTACCGGAATCTGGCAGACGGTTTGGATTGAACCGGTTAATGCTAAAAGTATTGCTTCATTACACACCACACCCAATATCGACCAAAATACGATCAGCATAAAAGCAGATGTGTCTGGAGCAGAAAAAGGAGATGTAGTAGAAATTTCAGTTTTTGATAATGGAAATGAAATTGCCAAAGAAAAAGCAGTTGTTGGCGAAAGCAATGATATTGTTTTAAATACACCAAAATTATGGAGTCCCGAAAATCCATTTTTGTACCAGACAAAAGTTCGATTAATCAGTAAAAATAAAATAGTTGATGAGGTGAAAAGTTATTTCGCCATGCGTAAAATCTCATCCAAAAGAGACGAAAACGGCATCATGAGAATGCAGTTGAATAACAAAGACTATTTCCAATTCGGGCCTTTAGATCAAGGCTGGTGGCCAGACGGATTATATACGGCACCAACTGACGAAGCTTTAAAATACGATATCATCAAAACAAAAGAATTAGGTTTTAATATGATTCGTAAACACGTAAAAGTAGAACCAGAACGCTGGTACACGCATTGCGACCAGTTAGGGATTTTGGTTTGGCAGGATATGCCAAGTGGAGACGATCAGCCGATCTGGCAGAACAAAAAATACTTCGATGGAACAGAATTACAACGTTCGCCAAAATCAGAAGAAATCTATAAAAAAGAATGGAGAGAAATCATGGATCATTTGTATTCCTATCCAAGTATTGTGGTTTGGGTTCCGTTTAACGAAGCTTGGGGGCAATTCAAAACCGTCGAAATTACAGAATGGACCAAAAATCACGATCCAAGCCGACTAACGAATTCTTCAAGCGGAGGGAATCATTTCCAAACCGGAGATATTTTAGATTTACATAATTATCCTGGACCAGAAATGTATTTGTATGATGCCAGAAGAGTTACCGTTTTAGGCGAATACGGCGGAATCGGTCTTCCTTTAGAAGGACATTTATGGAGAGCAAATGACAATTGGGGTTACGTCAAATTTAAAAATCAGGCAGAAGTTACTGCAGAATATACTAAATATGCTCAAATCCTTAAGAACTACGTCAAAACTGGATTTTCGGCAGCAGTTTACACCCAAACAACCGATGTTGAAGGCGAAGTAAACGGTTTCATGACCTACGATAGAAAAGTAGACAAAATGGATTTCAAAGCTGTAAATAAAATTAATACTGAGGTTATTAATGCACTAAATAAATAA
- a CDS encoding glycoside hydrolase family 43 protein: protein MKKTLSIITLLCVFAACSQEKNTDQPKETKANTILLADPTIFYNNGLYYLYGTTSGDFPNGEGFQVYTSSDLKDWKGPVGAQSGLAFKKGDAFGDKGFWAPQILQYQNKFYMIYTANENIAFATSNSPLGPFKNESKEPIIKTGNQIDPFIFIDEDGKKYLYHVRLTNGNRIFVAEINDDFQSIKPETLTECISGVLPWENTQNVSWPVTEGPTVVKHNSLYYMIYSANDFRNIDYAVGYATSKSPLGPWEKATDSPIISRKNTNQNGIGHGDVFWDKNNKMHYVLHTHYSASGVSPRKAGMISIEFKDGKIVADPTSFQFLNVK from the coding sequence ATGAAAAAGACACTATCTATAATAACGTTGCTTTGTGTTTTCGCAGCCTGTTCACAGGAAAAAAACACAGACCAACCAAAAGAAACAAAAGCCAATACAATTTTGTTAGCAGATCCAACCATCTTCTACAACAACGGATTGTATTATTTATACGGAACGACAAGCGGCGATTTTCCAAACGGCGAAGGATTTCAAGTCTATACCTCATCAGATTTAAAAGATTGGAAAGGCCCTGTGGGAGCACAAAGCGGACTGGCTTTTAAAAAAGGAGATGCTTTTGGAGACAAAGGTTTCTGGGCTCCGCAGATTCTTCAGTATCAAAATAAATTTTACATGATTTATACCGCAAATGAAAACATTGCATTTGCCACAAGCAATAGTCCGTTAGGGCCATTTAAAAACGAATCCAAAGAACCGATCATTAAAACCGGAAACCAGATTGATCCTTTTATTTTTATTGATGAAGACGGAAAAAAATACCTGTATCATGTCCGCTTAACAAACGGAAACCGAATTTTTGTGGCTGAAATTAACGATGATTTTCAAAGTATAAAACCAGAAACGTTAACCGAATGTATTTCTGGAGTTCTGCCTTGGGAAAACACACAAAATGTAAGCTGGCCAGTTACAGAAGGACCAACGGTTGTAAAACACAACAGTTTGTATTACATGATTTATTCGGCTAATGATTTCAGAAATATTGATTATGCTGTTGGTTATGCCACCAGTAAAAGTCCGCTTGGACCTTGGGAAAAAGCTACAGACAGCCCAATCATCAGCAGAAAAAATACCAATCAAAACGGAATCGGACACGGCGACGTTTTCTGGGATAAAAATAACAAAATGCATTATGTGCTGCATACTCATTACAGCGCAAGCGGTGTTTCTCCAAGAAAAGCAGGAATGATTTCAATAGAATTCAAAGACGGTAAAATTGTGGCAGATCCGACCAGTTTTCAGTTTTTGAATGTGAAATAA
- a CDS encoding glycoside hydrolase family 43 protein, with product MKKNTIKKLLLITAIVIGFSAKAQQPDPPGQVKGNGKPKNEAYLFAHMTHNDYGRLYYSVSLDGLHWENLNSGKRVFEEYKGHPDICKGPDGKYYIAGNTSDDAKSINIWVSDDLITWKKHSDYTPDLKSTPDYSNALQRIGAPKLYYDEPSQKFIMTWHTPHLEGTKEDGERYWASQRTLYVLSKDLKTFEGPPNRLFDWDMGTIDVFIRKVGDSYYAVIKDETYPTLYWTTGKTIRIAKSKSLLGPYSLPQQSISPNFREAPMLIPSPDDKIWYMYYEQYPGVSYGLSIADNLNGPWFQASGYTFFSDWDKYSFPEKVRHGCMITISKKEYDNLVKKFGITKKL from the coding sequence ATGAAAAAAAACACCATAAAAAAACTCCTTTTAATAACAGCAATCGTGATCGGATTTTCTGCGAAAGCACAACAACCAGATCCGCCGGGACAAGTAAAAGGAAATGGAAAACCAAAAAATGAAGCCTATCTTTTTGCGCACATGACGCACAATGATTACGGCCGATTGTATTATTCGGTTAGTTTAGATGGTCTTCATTGGGAAAACCTCAACAGCGGAAAACGCGTTTTTGAAGAATACAAAGGACATCCGGATATCTGCAAAGGACCAGACGGAAAATATTACATCGCAGGAAATACAAGCGATGATGCAAAAAGTATCAATATCTGGGTTTCAGACGATTTAATTACTTGGAAAAAACATTCCGATTATACACCCGATTTAAAAAGTACACCCGATTATTCAAACGCTTTACAGCGAATTGGAGCACCAAAATTATATTATGATGAACCTTCTCAAAAGTTTATCATGACGTGGCATACACCACATTTAGAAGGAACAAAAGAAGACGGAGAACGTTATTGGGCAAGTCAGCGAACGTTATATGTTTTATCTAAAGATTTAAAAACATTTGAAGGACCACCAAACCGTTTATTCGATTGGGATATGGGAACGATTGATGTATTTATCCGTAAAGTCGGCGATTCTTACTACGCTGTAATTAAAGACGAAACGTATCCAACTTTGTATTGGACAACTGGAAAAACCATCCGAATTGCCAAATCAAAATCCCTTTTAGGACCTTATTCTTTGCCCCAGCAATCTATCAGTCCAAACTTTAGAGAAGCGCCAATGTTGATTCCTTCTCCAGATGATAAAATATGGTACATGTATTACGAACAATACCCAGGAGTTTCATACGGATTATCGATTGCAGATAACCTAAACGGACCTTGGTTTCAAGCCTCTGGCTACACCTTTTTCTCAGATTGGGACAAATACAGTTTTCCAGAAAAAGTACGTCACGGCTGTATGATTACAATCTCTAAAAAAGAATACGATAATCTGGTAAAGAAATTCGGTATTACAAAAAAGTTATAA